The following are from one region of the Capsicum annuum cultivar UCD-10X-F1 chromosome 1, UCD10Xv1.1, whole genome shotgun sequence genome:
- the LOC107852591 gene encoding clustered mitochondria protein isoform X1, with the protein MAGKSNKGKNRKAVQNSTSSSEQAAPAAPSDAHVNDTAAHAEDNGTRDVTAQTDAKTEAKESGNEASTHEAKQVGLGDQDSNSSRDNKKLGDIHLYPVSVKTQGGDKLELQLSPGDSVMDVRQFLLDAPETCFVTCYDLSLHIKDGSVHHLEDYNEISEVADITTGDCFLEMLPALYDDRSIRAHVHRTRELLSLSTLHSSLSTSLALQHEIGSNVAKSGEPVKADVPELENLGFVEDVSGSVSSLLSAPSKEIKCAESIVFSSFNPPPSYRRLSGDLIYLDLVTLEGNKYCITGTTKTFYVNSSTTTVLDPRPSKTGSEATTLIGLLQKISSRFKKAFREILERKAAAHPFENVQSMLPPNSWLGSYPIPDHKRDAARAENALTLSFGSELIGMQRDWNEELQSCREFPHTNPQERILRDRALYKVSSDFVDAAISGAVGVINRCIPPINPTDPECFHMYVHNNIFFSFAVDADLEQLSRKQVADSKVEGTGLLRNLSEKTTNNLSQGVSKVSNGDEHGGLVVEAANINSDCLPGVSGETQLAESEQATYASANNDLKGTKAYQEADVPGLYNLAMAIIDYRGHRVVAQSVLPGILQGDKSDSLLYGSVDNGKKICWSDEFHSKVLEAAKRLHLKEHTVLDGSGNEFKLAAPVECKGIVGSDDRHYLLDLMRVTPRDANYTGPGSRFCILRPELITAFCQAEVAERSKSKCESEGEVPVASDCTTVNNTEELPTNDVVAPTEVKSNEGEKSVKDAGNNCCFHSGRKDTDDILFNPNVFTDFKLAGSEEEIAADQELVKKVSLYLKDAVLPKFIQDLCTLEVSPMDGQTLTEALHAHGINLRYLGIVAEGTRNLPHLWDLCSNEIVVRCAKHILKDLLRDAEDHDLANTISHFYNCLFGNIQTVSNKGGANSSKNQKKDHIGNQQKLSKGQGKRKNVVSAKKKQSSYLSITSDSLWSDIQEFTNLKYQFELPEDAKVLVKKIPVVRNLCRKVGVTVAARKYDLVSAAPFQASDIMNLQPVVKHSIPVSSEAKDLVETGKAQLAEGLLSEAYTLFSEAFTILQQVTGPMHREVANCCRYLAMVLYHAGDMAGAIMQQHKELIINERCLGLDHPDTAHSYGNMALFYHGLNQTELALRHMSRALLLLGLSSGPDHPDVAATFINVAMMYQDIGKMDTALRYLQEALKKNERLLGEEHIQTAVCYHALAIAFNCMGAFKLSHQHEKKTYDILAKQLGEEDSRTRDSQNWMKTFKMRELQMNVQKQKGQSLNVASAQKAYDILKAHPSLLHAFQAAAGGGGIGGMNQSLSSAVLGDGLPRGRGVDERAARAAAEVRKKAAARGLLVRPSGVPASNLPPLTQLLNVINSGAKPDAANPNGTNEEKREANSYSSNGPGDAQADQSKAREQDQTPVGLGTGLGALDAKKQKSKVKAAS; encoded by the exons ATGGCTGGGAAATCGAACAAAGGGAAGAATCGGAAGGCAGTTCAAAATTCTACCAGTTCTTCAGAGCAAGCAGCCCCAGCAGCTCCATCTGATGCTCATGTGAATGATACTGCAGCGCACGCGGAAGATAATGGAACCAGGGATGTGACTGCACAAACCGATGCCAAGACGGAGGCAAAGGAGTCTGGAAATGAGGCTTCCACACACGAGGCAAAGCAAG TGGGTCTGGGAGACCAAGATTCAAATTCCAGTAGAGATAATAAAAAGCTAG GTGACATCCATCTTTATCCTGTTTCCGTCAAAACCCAAGGAGGGGATAAGCTAGAACTACAA TTGAGTCCGGGGGATTCTGTTATGGATGTGCGGCAGTTTCTTCTTGATGCTCCAGAGACGTGCTTTGTTACATGCTATGATCTATCGCTGCATATAAAGGATGGCTCTGTTCATCATCTGGAAGATTATAATGAAATCTCTGAAGTTGCTGATATCACCACAGGAGATTGCTTCCTGGAGATGTTACCAG CATTGTATGATGATCGATCCATAAGGGCTCATGTTCACCGCACTCGAGAATTGCTCTCTCTTTCCACATTGCACTCCTCGCTATCAACGTCACTTGCACTGCAGCATGAAATAGGAAGTAATGTTGCTAAATCCGGAG AGCCTGTGAAGGCGGATGTACCAGAGCTTGAAAACTTGGGTTTTGTGGAGGATGTTTCTGGTTCAGTCTCTAGTTTGTTGTCAGCACCTTCAAAGGAAATTAAATGTGCTGAGAGCATTGTGTTCTCTTCGTTTAATCCTCCTCCTAGCTATAGAAG GCTCTCTGGGgacttgatttatttggatttagTTACACTGGAAGGAAATAAGTACTGTATTACTGGAACAACCAAAACTTTTTATGTCAATTCCAGCACGACGACTGTTCTTGATCCGAGGCCAAGCAAAACTGGTTCAGAAGCAACCACTCTTATTGGGCTCTTGCAAAAGATCAGCTCCAGATTTAAGAAAG CTTTTCGTGAGATATTGGAGCGGAAGGCTGCTGCACATCCTTTTGAAAATGTTCAATCTATGCTGCCACCAAATTCTTGGCTTGGGTCATATCCTATCcctg ATCACAAACGTGATGCGGCACGGGCAGAGAATGCACTTACACTTTCTTTTGGAAGTGAGCTGATTGGCATGCAAAGGGATTGGAATGAAGAGTTGCAATCTTGTCGGGAATTCCCCCATACAAACCCCCAGGAAAG GATACTGCGAGATAGGGCCTTGTACAAAGTCAGTTCGGACTTTGTAGATGCTGCAATTAGTGGTGCTGTTGGAGTTATCAACAGGTGTATCCCCCCGATTAATCCAACTGATCCAGAATGCTTTCATAT GTACGTTCACAATAATATATTCTTCAGCTTTGCTGTTGATGCGGATCTTGAGCAACTGTCTAGGAAACAGGTGGCTGATTCTAAAGTTGAGGGCACAGGCTTATTACGTAATTTGTCAGAGAAGACCACCAATAATTTATCACAGGGTGTCTCCAAAGTTTCTAATGGAGATGAGCACGGCGGCTTAGTTGTAGAAGCTGCAAACATCAACTCGGATTGTCTTCCTGGAGTGTCTGGTGAAACTCAGTTGGCTGAAAGTGAGCAAGCCACTTATGCAAGTGCAAATAATGACTTGAAAGGCACAAAAGCATATCAGGAAGCTGATGTCCCTGGACTATACAACCTTGCTATGGCGATAATTGATTATAGAGGACATAGAGTGGTGGCCCAG AGTGTTTTACCTGGTATCCTTCAAGGTGACAAATCAGATTCCCTCTTATACGGTTCTGTTGATAATGGCAAGAAAATCTGCTGGAGCGACGAGTTTCATTCCAAG GTGCTAGAAGCTGCAAAACGTCTGCACTTGAAGGAACATACTGTCCTTGACGGATCTGGAAATGAATTTAAATTAGCTGCACCGGTGGAATGCAAGGGCATTGTTGGTAGTGATGACAG GCATTATCTGTTGGACTTGATGAGAGTCACTCCTCGTGATGCAAATTATACTGGTCCAGGTTCCAGATTTTGTATTTTGCGACCTGAGTTGATCACTGCATTTTGCCAA GCTGAAGTTGCTGAGAGGTCAAAATCCAAGTGCGAGTCAGAAGGGGAGGTACCAGTGGCCTCTGATTGTACAACTGTAAATAACACTGAAGAATTACCAACAAACGATGTTGTTGCCCCGACCGAAGTCAAAAGCAATGAG GGTGAGAAAAGTGTGAAGGATGCTGGCAACAACTGCTGTTTTCACTCAGGAAGAAAAGATACCGATGACATACTTTTCAATCCTAACGTCTTTACAGATTTCAAGTTGGCTGGGAGTGAAGAG GAGATAGCTGCTGACCAAGAACTTGTGAAGAAAGTGAGTTTGTATCTGAAAGACGCTGTACTCCCGAAGTTTATTCAAGATCTCTGCACACTTGAAGTTTCACCCATGGATGGACAAACTTTAACTGAGGCACTCCATGCACATGGAATTAATTTGCGTTATCTAGGAATA GTGGCTGAGGGGACCAGGAACTTGCCTCATTTATGGGATCTTTGTTCCAACGAGATTGTTGTCAGATGTGCAAAGCACATCCTCAAG GATTTGCTGAGGGATGCTGAGGACCATGATCTTGCAAACACAATCTCACATTTTTACAACTGTTTGTTTGGAAATATTCAAACAGTATCTAATAAAGGTGGTGCCAACAGTTCTAAAAACCAAAAGAAG GACCACATTGGCAACCAGCAAAAGTTATCCAAGGGACAAGGAAAGCGAAAAAATGTAGTATCTGCCAAAAAGAAGCAGTCCTCCTATCTGAGTATCACCTCTGACAGTTTGTGGTCTGACATCCAAGAATTTACGAATCTCAAGTATCAg tTTGAGTTGCCCGAGGATGCAAAAGTGTTGGTAAAGAAAATTCCAGTTGTACGCAATCTCTGTCGGAAG GTAGGTGTAACCGTTGCAGCTCGTAAATATGACCTTGTCTCTGCTGCACCTTTTCAAGCATCAGATATTATGAATCTCCAACCAGTTGTGAAGCATTCTATTCCAGTTAGTTCAGAAGCTAAGGACCTCGTGGAAACAGGGAAGGCTCAATTAGCTGAG GGTTTGCTTAGTGAGGCCTACACTTTATTTTCTGAAGCATTCACAATACTTCAGCAG GTGACGGGTCCAATGCACCGTGAAGTTGCCAATTGTTGTCG TTACCTTGCTATGGTTCTATATCATGCTGGAGATATGGCTGGTGCTATTATGCAACAGCATAAGGAACTTATCATAAATGAAAGATGCCTTGGACTGGACCACCCTGACACTGCGCACAG TTATGGAAACATGGCTCTTTTCTATCATGGTCTTAACCAAACAGAACTTGCATTGAGGCACATGTCGCGGGCCTTGCTTCTGCTTGGCTTGTCATCGGGTCCTGATCATCCGGATGTTGCTGCAACATTTATAAATGTTGCGATGATGTACCAAGATATCGGAAAGATGGATACAGCACTTCGTTATCTCCAAGAAGCATTGAAAAAGAATGAACGGTTGCTCGGGGAGGAACATATTCAGACTGCTGTTTGTTATCATGCTCTGGCAATTGCGTTCAACTGTATGGGTGCTTTCAAGCTCTCGCACCAG CATGAAAAGAAAACTTACGACATACTAGCCAAACAGCTTGGAGAGGAGGATTCAAGGACACGTGATTCTCAGAACTGGATGAAAACATTTAAGATGCGTGAGCTGCAG ATGAATGTGCAAAAGCAGAAAGGTCAATCTTTGAATGTGGCTTCTGCACAGAAGGCTTATGATATTTTGAAG GCTCATCCCAGCTTGTTACATGCATTTCAAGCTGCTGCTggaggtggtggtattggtggaatGAACCAATCATTAAGTTCTGCGGTACTTGGTGATGGGCTTCCTCGGGGAAGAGGAGTTGATGAAAGAGCTGCACGAGCTGCTGCTGAAGTACGGAAAAAAGCTGCAGCAAGGGGTCTTCTTGTTCGCCCTAGTGGTGTTCCTGCATCAAATTTACCCCCTCTTACTCAGCTACTCAATGTAATAAACTCTGGCGCAAAACCGGATGCTGCAAATCCTAATGGAACtaatgaagaaaagagagaagcaAACAGTTATTCTTCTAATGGACCTGGAGATGCCCAAGCAGATCAATCCAAAGCAAGGGAACAAGATCAAACTCCTGTTGGTTTAGGGACAGGTTTGGGGGCATTGGATGccaagaaacaaaaatcaaaagTGAAAGCTGCATCTTGA
- the LOC107852591 gene encoding clustered mitochondria protein isoform X3, whose translation MAGKSNKGKNRKAVQNSTSSSEQAAPAAPSDAHVNDTAAHAEDNGTRDVTAQTDAKTEAKESGNEASTHEAKQGDIHLYPVSVKTQGGDKLELQLSPGDSVMDVRQFLLDAPETCFVTCYDLSLHIKDGSVHHLEDYNEISEVADITTGDCFLEMLPALYDDRSIRAHVHRTRELLSLSTLHSSLSTSLALQHEIGSNVAKSGEPVKADVPELENLGFVEDVSGSVSSLLSAPSKEIKCAESIVFSSFNPPPSYRRLSGDLIYLDLVTLEGNKYCITGTTKTFYVNSSTTTVLDPRPSKTGSEATTLIGLLQKISSRFKKAFREILERKAAAHPFENVQSMLPPNSWLGSYPIPDHKRDAARAENALTLSFGSELIGMQRDWNEELQSCREFPHTNPQERILRDRALYKVSSDFVDAAISGAVGVINRCIPPINPTDPECFHMYVHNNIFFSFAVDADLEQLSRKQVADSKVEGTGLLRNLSEKTTNNLSQGVSKVSNGDEHGGLVVEAANINSDCLPGVSGETQLAESEQATYASANNDLKGTKAYQEADVPGLYNLAMAIIDYRGHRVVAQSVLPGILQGDKSDSLLYGSVDNGKKICWSDEFHSKVLEAAKRLHLKEHTVLDGSGNEFKLAAPVECKGIVGSDDRHYLLDLMRVTPRDANYTGPGSRFCILRPELITAFCQAEVAERSKSKCESEGEVPVASDCTTVNNTEELPTNDVVAPTEVKSNEGEKSVKDAGNNCCFHSGRKDTDDILFNPNVFTDFKLAGSEEEIAADQELVKKVSLYLKDAVLPKFIQDLCTLEVSPMDGQTLTEALHAHGINLRYLGIVAEGTRNLPHLWDLCSNEIVVRCAKHILKDLLRDAEDHDLANTISHFYNCLFGNIQTVSNKGGANSSKNQKKDHIGNQQKLSKGQGKRKNVVSAKKKQSSYLSITSDSLWSDIQEFTNLKYQFELPEDAKVLVKKIPVVRNLCRKVGVTVAARKYDLVSAAPFQASDIMNLQPVVKHSIPVSSEAKDLVETGKAQLAEGLLSEAYTLFSEAFTILQQVTGPMHREVANCCRYLAMVLYHAGDMAGAIMQQHKELIINERCLGLDHPDTAHSYGNMALFYHGLNQTELALRHMSRALLLLGLSSGPDHPDVAATFINVAMMYQDIGKMDTALRYLQEALKKNERLLGEEHIQTAVCYHALAIAFNCMGAFKLSHQHEKKTYDILAKQLGEEDSRTRDSQNWMKTFKMRELQMNVQKQKGQSLNVASAQKAYDILKAHPSLLHAFQAAAGGGGIGGMNQSLSSAVLGDGLPRGRGVDERAARAAAEVRKKAAARGLLVRPSGVPASNLPPLTQLLNVINSGAKPDAANPNGTNEEKREANSYSSNGPGDAQADQSKAREQDQTPVGLGTGLGALDAKKQKSKVKAAS comes from the exons ATGGCTGGGAAATCGAACAAAGGGAAGAATCGGAAGGCAGTTCAAAATTCTACCAGTTCTTCAGAGCAAGCAGCCCCAGCAGCTCCATCTGATGCTCATGTGAATGATACTGCAGCGCACGCGGAAGATAATGGAACCAGGGATGTGACTGCACAAACCGATGCCAAGACGGAGGCAAAGGAGTCTGGAAATGAGGCTTCCACACACGAGGCAAAGCAAG GTGACATCCATCTTTATCCTGTTTCCGTCAAAACCCAAGGAGGGGATAAGCTAGAACTACAA TTGAGTCCGGGGGATTCTGTTATGGATGTGCGGCAGTTTCTTCTTGATGCTCCAGAGACGTGCTTTGTTACATGCTATGATCTATCGCTGCATATAAAGGATGGCTCTGTTCATCATCTGGAAGATTATAATGAAATCTCTGAAGTTGCTGATATCACCACAGGAGATTGCTTCCTGGAGATGTTACCAG CATTGTATGATGATCGATCCATAAGGGCTCATGTTCACCGCACTCGAGAATTGCTCTCTCTTTCCACATTGCACTCCTCGCTATCAACGTCACTTGCACTGCAGCATGAAATAGGAAGTAATGTTGCTAAATCCGGAG AGCCTGTGAAGGCGGATGTACCAGAGCTTGAAAACTTGGGTTTTGTGGAGGATGTTTCTGGTTCAGTCTCTAGTTTGTTGTCAGCACCTTCAAAGGAAATTAAATGTGCTGAGAGCATTGTGTTCTCTTCGTTTAATCCTCCTCCTAGCTATAGAAG GCTCTCTGGGgacttgatttatttggatttagTTACACTGGAAGGAAATAAGTACTGTATTACTGGAACAACCAAAACTTTTTATGTCAATTCCAGCACGACGACTGTTCTTGATCCGAGGCCAAGCAAAACTGGTTCAGAAGCAACCACTCTTATTGGGCTCTTGCAAAAGATCAGCTCCAGATTTAAGAAAG CTTTTCGTGAGATATTGGAGCGGAAGGCTGCTGCACATCCTTTTGAAAATGTTCAATCTATGCTGCCACCAAATTCTTGGCTTGGGTCATATCCTATCcctg ATCACAAACGTGATGCGGCACGGGCAGAGAATGCACTTACACTTTCTTTTGGAAGTGAGCTGATTGGCATGCAAAGGGATTGGAATGAAGAGTTGCAATCTTGTCGGGAATTCCCCCATACAAACCCCCAGGAAAG GATACTGCGAGATAGGGCCTTGTACAAAGTCAGTTCGGACTTTGTAGATGCTGCAATTAGTGGTGCTGTTGGAGTTATCAACAGGTGTATCCCCCCGATTAATCCAACTGATCCAGAATGCTTTCATAT GTACGTTCACAATAATATATTCTTCAGCTTTGCTGTTGATGCGGATCTTGAGCAACTGTCTAGGAAACAGGTGGCTGATTCTAAAGTTGAGGGCACAGGCTTATTACGTAATTTGTCAGAGAAGACCACCAATAATTTATCACAGGGTGTCTCCAAAGTTTCTAATGGAGATGAGCACGGCGGCTTAGTTGTAGAAGCTGCAAACATCAACTCGGATTGTCTTCCTGGAGTGTCTGGTGAAACTCAGTTGGCTGAAAGTGAGCAAGCCACTTATGCAAGTGCAAATAATGACTTGAAAGGCACAAAAGCATATCAGGAAGCTGATGTCCCTGGACTATACAACCTTGCTATGGCGATAATTGATTATAGAGGACATAGAGTGGTGGCCCAG AGTGTTTTACCTGGTATCCTTCAAGGTGACAAATCAGATTCCCTCTTATACGGTTCTGTTGATAATGGCAAGAAAATCTGCTGGAGCGACGAGTTTCATTCCAAG GTGCTAGAAGCTGCAAAACGTCTGCACTTGAAGGAACATACTGTCCTTGACGGATCTGGAAATGAATTTAAATTAGCTGCACCGGTGGAATGCAAGGGCATTGTTGGTAGTGATGACAG GCATTATCTGTTGGACTTGATGAGAGTCACTCCTCGTGATGCAAATTATACTGGTCCAGGTTCCAGATTTTGTATTTTGCGACCTGAGTTGATCACTGCATTTTGCCAA GCTGAAGTTGCTGAGAGGTCAAAATCCAAGTGCGAGTCAGAAGGGGAGGTACCAGTGGCCTCTGATTGTACAACTGTAAATAACACTGAAGAATTACCAACAAACGATGTTGTTGCCCCGACCGAAGTCAAAAGCAATGAG GGTGAGAAAAGTGTGAAGGATGCTGGCAACAACTGCTGTTTTCACTCAGGAAGAAAAGATACCGATGACATACTTTTCAATCCTAACGTCTTTACAGATTTCAAGTTGGCTGGGAGTGAAGAG GAGATAGCTGCTGACCAAGAACTTGTGAAGAAAGTGAGTTTGTATCTGAAAGACGCTGTACTCCCGAAGTTTATTCAAGATCTCTGCACACTTGAAGTTTCACCCATGGATGGACAAACTTTAACTGAGGCACTCCATGCACATGGAATTAATTTGCGTTATCTAGGAATA GTGGCTGAGGGGACCAGGAACTTGCCTCATTTATGGGATCTTTGTTCCAACGAGATTGTTGTCAGATGTGCAAAGCACATCCTCAAG GATTTGCTGAGGGATGCTGAGGACCATGATCTTGCAAACACAATCTCACATTTTTACAACTGTTTGTTTGGAAATATTCAAACAGTATCTAATAAAGGTGGTGCCAACAGTTCTAAAAACCAAAAGAAG GACCACATTGGCAACCAGCAAAAGTTATCCAAGGGACAAGGAAAGCGAAAAAATGTAGTATCTGCCAAAAAGAAGCAGTCCTCCTATCTGAGTATCACCTCTGACAGTTTGTGGTCTGACATCCAAGAATTTACGAATCTCAAGTATCAg tTTGAGTTGCCCGAGGATGCAAAAGTGTTGGTAAAGAAAATTCCAGTTGTACGCAATCTCTGTCGGAAG GTAGGTGTAACCGTTGCAGCTCGTAAATATGACCTTGTCTCTGCTGCACCTTTTCAAGCATCAGATATTATGAATCTCCAACCAGTTGTGAAGCATTCTATTCCAGTTAGTTCAGAAGCTAAGGACCTCGTGGAAACAGGGAAGGCTCAATTAGCTGAG GGTTTGCTTAGTGAGGCCTACACTTTATTTTCTGAAGCATTCACAATACTTCAGCAG GTGACGGGTCCAATGCACCGTGAAGTTGCCAATTGTTGTCG TTACCTTGCTATGGTTCTATATCATGCTGGAGATATGGCTGGTGCTATTATGCAACAGCATAAGGAACTTATCATAAATGAAAGATGCCTTGGACTGGACCACCCTGACACTGCGCACAG TTATGGAAACATGGCTCTTTTCTATCATGGTCTTAACCAAACAGAACTTGCATTGAGGCACATGTCGCGGGCCTTGCTTCTGCTTGGCTTGTCATCGGGTCCTGATCATCCGGATGTTGCTGCAACATTTATAAATGTTGCGATGATGTACCAAGATATCGGAAAGATGGATACAGCACTTCGTTATCTCCAAGAAGCATTGAAAAAGAATGAACGGTTGCTCGGGGAGGAACATATTCAGACTGCTGTTTGTTATCATGCTCTGGCAATTGCGTTCAACTGTATGGGTGCTTTCAAGCTCTCGCACCAG CATGAAAAGAAAACTTACGACATACTAGCCAAACAGCTTGGAGAGGAGGATTCAAGGACACGTGATTCTCAGAACTGGATGAAAACATTTAAGATGCGTGAGCTGCAG ATGAATGTGCAAAAGCAGAAAGGTCAATCTTTGAATGTGGCTTCTGCACAGAAGGCTTATGATATTTTGAAG GCTCATCCCAGCTTGTTACATGCATTTCAAGCTGCTGCTggaggtggtggtattggtggaatGAACCAATCATTAAGTTCTGCGGTACTTGGTGATGGGCTTCCTCGGGGAAGAGGAGTTGATGAAAGAGCTGCACGAGCTGCTGCTGAAGTACGGAAAAAAGCTGCAGCAAGGGGTCTTCTTGTTCGCCCTAGTGGTGTTCCTGCATCAAATTTACCCCCTCTTACTCAGCTACTCAATGTAATAAACTCTGGCGCAAAACCGGATGCTGCAAATCCTAATGGAACtaatgaagaaaagagagaagcaAACAGTTATTCTTCTAATGGACCTGGAGATGCCCAAGCAGATCAATCCAAAGCAAGGGAACAAGATCAAACTCCTGTTGGTTTAGGGACAGGTTTGGGGGCATTGGATGccaagaaacaaaaatcaaaagTGAAAGCTGCATCTTGA